A region of Polyangiaceae bacterium DNA encodes the following proteins:
- a CDS encoding peptidase M54: MPSPTDLLLVPMGLPEAGLLLPWLGPRLERVFRASCRTAETELDMGQSYSEARSQYDTRRLLSALAALSDSGLVLGVTGQDLFVPIFTFVIGEAQLGGRAALVSTFRLAEGPNGLSVRPEVLRARLLKEAVHELGHCQGLLHCLDPRCVMHASSTADDVDLKSDELCDRCLLALRATHAPAARRA; this comes from the coding sequence ATGCCTTCGCCGACGGACCTGCTGCTCGTCCCGATGGGCTTGCCCGAGGCCGGGTTGCTCTTGCCGTGGCTGGGACCGCGTCTCGAACGGGTGTTCCGCGCGAGCTGCCGAACCGCCGAGACCGAGCTGGACATGGGCCAGAGCTACAGCGAGGCGCGGAGCCAGTACGACACCCGACGCCTACTCTCCGCCCTTGCTGCGCTCTCGGACTCGGGGCTGGTGTTGGGGGTCACCGGCCAGGACTTGTTCGTCCCCATCTTCACCTTCGTGATCGGTGAGGCCCAGCTGGGGGGGCGCGCCGCGCTCGTGTCCACCTTCCGCTTGGCGGAGGGCCCGAATGGGCTGTCGGTTCGCCCGGAGGTGCTCCGGGCGCGTCTGCTGAAGGAAGCCGTGCACGAGCTCGGACACTGCCAGGGGCTCCTCCACTGCCTGGACCCTCGCTGCGTGATGCACGCCTCCTCGACCGCGGACGACGTCGATCTCAAGTCGGACGAGCTCTGCGATCGCTGCTTGCTCGCGCTAAGAGCAACCCACGCCCCGGCCGCGCGGCGCGCCTAG
- a CDS encoding cytochrome c3 family protein, translated as MNAPRTFGLLLLVGTWTGAALAAPPPSIPNQDCLECHRQPGTEKGPKGKDGQPIDMKRYALSAHADVACVKCHADAKADSHGAGLAPVACGSCHAEEAKRYQKGAHAESKKPVACADCHGTHDTRSVKDPESQVSRANLPATCGNCHDGKAKAKGQPAFSRKDYESSVHFRGMTDDGLTVSATCNDCHGGHDMAAVASKSSPIFRDNVPKTCGQCHDGMFEQYMEGAHGVALAKGNSDTPVCTDCHGEHGIRDTSDPKSSVFAAAISKSTCPQCHSAEHVNRRYGLATTQVEGYRQSFHGLADQFGDTTVANCASCHGGHLILNSSNPKSSVNKANLAATCGTCHPGASDNFAAGSVHNPEQASGGAVIALVKKIYIALITLTIGGMLAYNGLDYLATLRERLRQLKKTRRVSRFTLGERVQHLCLVVTFFVLVISGFSLRYPDAFWVKALSDTGLSFAARGYAHRVAAAIFVVASLYHLYYLFATARGRSQGKAMLPNRQDLRDLWHQLRYYVGLEAKPGHFGRYSYVEKVEYLALIWGSIVMVVTGFIMWFEVGAMRFIPMWGWDLAALIHLYEAWLATLSILVWHLYHVAFKPSGHGVSLAMYTGELSEAEMKHEHPQELETLGQTEILPPEPDKEPSHDTPTLSRPLPAHR; from the coding sequence GTGAACGCCCCCCGCACTTTCGGTCTGTTGCTCCTGGTCGGAACCTGGACTGGCGCCGCGCTGGCGGCGCCTCCGCCTTCCATCCCGAACCAGGACTGTCTCGAGTGTCACCGCCAGCCCGGCACGGAGAAGGGGCCAAAGGGCAAGGACGGGCAGCCCATCGACATGAAGCGCTATGCGCTGTCGGCCCACGCCGACGTCGCCTGCGTGAAGTGCCACGCCGACGCCAAGGCCGACAGCCACGGCGCCGGGCTCGCGCCCGTCGCTTGCGGCAGCTGTCACGCCGAGGAGGCGAAGCGGTACCAGAAGGGGGCGCACGCCGAGAGCAAGAAGCCCGTCGCCTGCGCCGACTGCCACGGCACGCACGACACCCGCTCCGTCAAGGACCCCGAGAGCCAGGTCTCGCGCGCCAACCTGCCCGCCACCTGCGGCAACTGCCACGACGGCAAGGCGAAGGCCAAGGGCCAGCCGGCGTTCTCGCGCAAGGACTACGAGAGCAGCGTCCACTTCCGCGGCATGACCGACGACGGGCTGACCGTGTCGGCCACCTGCAACGATTGCCACGGCGGTCACGACATGGCCGCCGTGGCCAGCAAGAGCTCGCCCATCTTCCGCGACAACGTGCCCAAGACTTGCGGGCAGTGTCACGACGGCATGTTCGAGCAGTACATGGAGGGCGCGCACGGCGTGGCCCTCGCGAAGGGCAACAGCGACACGCCGGTCTGCACCGACTGCCACGGCGAGCACGGCATCCGCGATACTTCCGACCCGAAGTCCAGCGTGTTCGCCGCCGCCATCAGCAAGTCGACCTGCCCGCAGTGTCACAGCGCGGAGCACGTCAACCGACGCTACGGCTTGGCGACGACCCAGGTCGAAGGCTACCGCCAGTCGTTCCACGGGCTGGCCGACCAGTTCGGCGACACCACCGTCGCCAACTGCGCCAGCTGCCACGGCGGGCACCTGATCCTGAACTCTTCGAATCCGAAGTCGTCCGTCAACAAGGCCAACCTGGCGGCGACCTGCGGCACGTGCCACCCCGGCGCCAGCGACAACTTCGCGGCCGGCAGCGTCCACAACCCGGAGCAGGCCAGCGGCGGCGCCGTGATCGCGTTGGTGAAGAAGATCTACATCGCGCTGATCACCCTGACCATCGGCGGCATGCTGGCCTACAACGGGCTCGACTACCTCGCCACGCTGCGCGAGCGGCTGCGCCAGCTGAAGAAGACCCGCCGCGTGTCCCGCTTCACGCTGGGCGAGCGCGTGCAGCACCTGTGCCTGGTGGTGACCTTCTTCGTGCTGGTGATCAGCGGTTTCTCGCTGCGCTACCCGGACGCCTTCTGGGTCAAAGCGCTGTCGGACACCGGCCTGAGCTTCGCGGCGCGCGGTTACGCGCACCGAGTGGCCGCCGCCATCTTCGTGGTCGCGTCGCTCTACCACCTCTACTACCTGTTCGCGACGGCGCGCGGCCGGAGCCAGGGCAAGGCCATGCTGCCGAACCGGCAAGACCTCCGGGACCTCTGGCACCAGCTCCGCTACTACGTCGGCCTCGAGGCGAAGCCTGGTCACTTCGGCCGCTACTCCTACGTGGAGAAGGTCGAGTACCTGGCGCTGATCTGGGGCTCCATCGTGATGGTCGTCACGGGCTTCATCATGTGGTTCGAGGTCGGCGCGATGCGCTTCATCCCCATGTGGGGCTGGGACCTGGCCGCCCTGATCCACCTGTACGAGGCCTGGCTCGCCACGCTCTCGATCCTGGTGTGGCACCTCTACCACGTGGCCTTCAAGCCCTCTGGTCACGGTGTGAGCCTGGCCATGTACACGGGCGAGCTCAGCGAAGCGGAGATGAAGCACGAGCACCCGCAGGAGCTCGAGACCCTCGGTCAGACCGAGATCCTCCCGCCCGAACCCGACAAGGAGCCGTCCCATGACACGCCGACGCTGTCACGGCCGCTGCCAGCCCACCGCTAG
- a CDS encoding glycine cleavage system protein H — translation MAHREENLNFKDYVIIVALTLGALGLIPLFAVFGFALQFAFVLVMPALLIGSVVYALSTTAEVIVSQVQGVNVPMDVRLHRGHGWARRAPGCVVAGVDDFAQRLIGPVDSIETAAIGMSVKAGDVMAVLRHGEREIAIRAPISGKVTGVNPLLRGNPSLVNSFPYGRGWLVEITPEPSSLKHGMKELFARGRATRWMRREIDRLFALTAPDPEMPTLADGGELSVDACAHLDDAAWKRVVSEIFP, via the coding sequence ATGGCCCACCGAGAAGAAAACCTGAACTTCAAAGACTACGTCATCATCGTCGCGCTGACGCTGGGCGCGCTCGGCCTGATCCCGCTCTTCGCGGTGTTCGGCTTCGCGCTGCAGTTCGCCTTCGTCCTGGTGATGCCCGCGCTCCTGATCGGGAGCGTCGTATACGCGCTGAGCACGACCGCGGAGGTCATCGTCTCACAGGTGCAGGGCGTGAACGTCCCGATGGACGTGCGCCTCCACCGTGGTCACGGCTGGGCGCGACGCGCGCCGGGCTGCGTGGTCGCTGGAGTGGACGACTTCGCCCAGCGGCTGATCGGACCGGTGGACTCGATCGAGACCGCGGCCATCGGCATGTCGGTGAAGGCCGGCGATGTGATGGCGGTGCTCCGCCACGGTGAGCGCGAGATCGCCATCCGCGCACCGATCAGCGGCAAGGTGACCGGCGTGAACCCGCTGCTCCGCGGCAATCCCTCGCTCGTCAACTCGTTCCCGTACGGCCGGGGCTGGCTGGTCGAGATCACCCCGGAGCCCTCCAGCCTGAAGCACGGCATGAAGGAGCTGTTCGCTCGCGGCCGGGCGACCCGCTGGATGCGCCGCGAGATCGACCGCCTGTTCGCCCTCACCGCTCCCGACCCCGAGATGCCCACTCTGGCCGACGGTGGTGAGCTCTCCGTCGACGCCTGCGCCCACCTCGACGATGCCGCCTGGAAGCGCGTCGTCAGCGAAATCTTCCCTTGA